TCGTGACCGGAAACTTTACCATTGTGGCATTTGACTATAAAAAACAAAAAACGATTGTTGTTCCAGAAATAATAAAAAACGTATATAATCCTTTCTGATGTCTGGACCTGCGGGAATACCGTCAAAACAGTGGTCAGAACGCCTCATTGATCGTTTAGCCTATGCCCATGACGCTAGTATGTATCGATTGGTCCCTCAAGCGGTAGTTCGCCCAAAGAATGAAGTAGAAGTTAAAGCATTACTGCTCCACGCTAACAATACAAAAACGCCCGTAACTTTTAGAACTGGAGGGACGTCCCTATCCGGTCAGTCTATCACTGAAGGAATTTTGGCAGAGGTCGTTCGGAATTGGCAAAATTATTCCGTTCTGGATAAGGGTAAATCTATAAAACTTCAACCGGGCGTAATTGGTGCCCGGGCCAATATATATCTTTCTCCTTATCAAAAGCGCATTGGACCAGATCCAGCTTCAATTAATGCCGCAAGGATTGGGGGTATTATTTCTAATAATTCTTCAGGGATGGTTTGCGGCGTAAAGAATAATACTTTTCATACTATGAAATCCTTACGGTTTATGCTGGCCAATGGTAACACGTATGATACATCCGATCCCGGTGATTTTGATAAATTTATTCATAACGAACCGGAATTATCGAATGGAATTATCGCTTGTAAAAATGAGATTGAAGGCCAGAGTGATTTGGTTAAACGAATACGGCATAAGTATCGTATTAAGAATACATTGGGGTATTCACTTAATGCATTTATTGATTATGACAATCCACTGGATATTTTTGCCCATTTAATCATTGGTGCTGAAGGTACTTTAGCTTTTTTCTCAGAAGTAGTTTTAAGCACAATTGATGATCCCCCATTGAAAGCAACCGGATTGGCGTTGTTTGATTCTGTTGAAACCGCTATGGCTGCACTTCCCGTATTGGTTGATGAAGGTGCTGATGCCATTGAAATGTTGGACGATGCTTCCTTACGCACGGCGCGATACCTTGAAAATCCACCCTATGACCCGAGCAGTATTTTGGATAATTCTTCTGCTCTTTTATTTGAATTTCAAAAAAATAACTTGAATGAGATTGAGCATCTAACTCAGGCCATTCCCCATGCATTGTCTTTAGCAGGTGGGCAGTTACCATCGGGATTGATTTCTGATGATATACAGCGGATGAAATTATGGAATATCCGCAAAGGTCTTTACCCCACTGTAGGATCCATGCGTAAGAAGGGAACCAGTGTAATTACAGAAGATCTGTGTTATAATTATCGCGATTTGCCAAAGGTGGTAAATGAACTTAAATCCATCTGTCGAAACTGGCAGTATGATGATGCGGTTATTTTTGGGCACGCCAAGGATGGAAACCTTCATTTTGCTGCATCCCTGGATTTGAACAGTTCTGATGGTGTAAAACGGTTCGAAGGATTGTTGGATGACATGGTGGATCTGACAGTAGGAAAATTTGATGGTTCTCTAAAAGCCGAACATGGGACAGGTAGGAATATGGCCCCTTTCGTAGAATATGAGTGGGGCGGTGATTTATATAAAATTATGTGGAAAATCAAAAATTTAGCCGATCCAAACAGCATTTTAAATCCTGATGTTTTATTGACGAAAGATAAAAAACTCCATCTGAAAAACCTTAAAAAAATGCCCGTCGTTTCAGATCATGTTAACTTGTGCGTTGAGTGTGGATTCTGTGAACCAGTTTGTCCATCTAAAGAATTAACATTGACGCCGCGACAGCGGATTACTATCCAAAGAGATATCGCCGGTGGATATGCAGACCCATCGGTGTTAGATGCATATAATTATGAGGGCATAGATACTTGTGCCGCCGATGGATTATGTGAAATCGCTTGTCCGGTGAATATAAATACAGGTAACTATGTTAAATCACTCCGAACGGAAGGTCATTCAAAATTAGGAGATAGATTGAGCATTTGGGCGGCAGAGCATTTTTGGTTGGTGCAATCATTAGCTAAAGTCGGTCTGCGAGTAGGAAAAATTACTGAAAAATTGTTAGGATTAGCATTCTTGAAAACTGCTTCCGGTTTTCTGAGTAAATATGGATTAACACCGCTGTGGAATGAAAAACTCCCTAATGCGGCCAAATCATTACCCCAATCAATGATGAATGGGGGAGATGAGTGGATATACTTTCCGTCCTGCTTAACGCGGGTTTTCAGTAGCGATGGTCAGAAGACATCATTAGCAGAAGTGTTAATGGAAATTTCACAATCATCAGGAATATCACTGCAAATACCACCGGATATAAATTCATCATGCTGTAGCCAGCCCTTTTCAACTAAAGGATTGGTGGAGGCGGCCATATCAATTCAGGCAAAAACTATCAATCTTCTTTATAAAGCGTCGAACGGTGGATCATTACCGATTTTAGTGGATACATCTCCATGTACTTATCAATTTTTGTATCCAAATAACGGATTGGATAAATCCTCTATAGACAAGCTAAAAAAGTTAAAATTTGTGGATATTATTCAATTTTTGTCCCAGTGTGTTAACAGTGTTGATCGTCTGAAATTAAAGCGAAATATTACTTTGCACCCCACTTGTGCCTCGGAGAAAATGGGACATAGTCAAATCATGGCAGAATTAGCCCTTAAATGCGCAGAAAAGGCTATAATCCCAACCCATTGGGGATGCTGTGGTTTTGCTGGCGATAGAGGCTTAATTATCCCTGAATTAAATCGATCTGCAACTCGAATGGAGAAAGAAGAAACTAATGACCATGAAATGGGGTATTCTACCAGCCGTACCTGTGAGGTGGGAATGATGTCTAATTCTGATATTGATTATCAATCTATAGCCTTTTTAGTAAGGGATTATTTAAATCAATCTGTGAACTAACGCACTTTTCGAATTGGCTTAATATGGTAAATTCTAGGGCATTAATAAAAAATTTATACACAATTAAAGGTCGAACAATGGTTCAATCCACACTTAAAAAATATTCTATCATTCTCATTTTATTTACTTTTACTTTTGTTTCTGCAGAAACAATTGGAAGAGTCATTAAAGCCAATGGTACGGTACTCATAAAACCCATCGGTGGTGGCACCTATTCTGTAAACGTTAAACCGGGACAGGCTGTATCCAATGGTGATGCCATTCGGGTGGGTGAGTCTAGTTTTGCAGTAGTCATTTTTCTTGATGATAAATCCATCGTTAAAGTTCGAGAAAATACCGACTTCCAGTTTGTAGAGACTTCAAATACGCGCAGTCTCATTATTGAACAGGGAACGACACTCCATAATGTAAATAGTAAAGACAGGAAAAAAGCTTATCGTGTAGAAACGCCCGTATCGGTAGCATCTGTAAAAGGGACTGAATTCTCTGCATTTCATGATGCTATAGCAGGCGTCGACAAATTTGTGGGTAAAACAGGAAATTTTGAAGTATTTAATACCATTAGCGGAATGACCATAAATGTTGGTGCAGGGCAAAAAGCAGTTTCGAACTCTTTGGGACAATTGATTCCAGCGCCGGCGCAGCCAGGTGATTATCCGGAAGACCCGGATGGTGAATCTTCTGAGGAACAACAAGAAGAGCAGGACGAGCAGGATGAGCCTGAAGAATCTCAAGATAAACAGGATCAAGAAGAAACTCAAGGCGACACCAAAACAGAAGATGAAAATATAGACCAGGATGCAGAACCTGATGATATATCTGATCCATCGGACACGCAGGTCGATGATCCAAAATCGGGTGATACAGCTAAACCTGAACCAAAGCCAAAGAAACCTTTCAACCTAGGGTTGGGTGTTGGTTCAGCCACGATAGACGGAAAAATATATAATCAAGTGGCGCTCCGCCCGGAACTTTCCTTTGGCAAGTTGGGGCTTGGACTTGATCTAGTCCTTTATATCGATAATGAAGGTAACGTCCGCCAAGATGAATGGGACGAAGCTTCTGATGTTTTTGATAAATTCCTCTACATACGCTGGGGGCAAAAATCTGATCCATTCTGGTTCAAATGGGGCGCTTTAAGTAACGTGACACTTGGTTATGGTGGATTGTTGGGCGGTTATTCCAATATGATGGAATTTCCCTCTGTTCGTAAAGTTGGCATCCATTCTGGGGTAAGATTCGGTAATTTTGGGACGGAATTGTTTCTATCCAACATGAAGGACTTTTCCCGCGGTGGTACATTGATGGGTTTGCGTGGTACGTATAAAGTATCCGATGCATTGCCAATAACGCTCGGTCTGAATTTTATCATGGATATGAACCAATTCTCTGGATTGAAAGATGCGGATGATGATACCTATCCTGATATGTTTGATGATTTCCCGGATGATAAAAATTACTGGAATGATACAGACGGTGATGGAATTGCCGATTTTAATGGTGGTAGCAAAGAACCTGAAAATGGTTGGGATATTGATGGCGATGGTGACAATATTTTAGACAGTGCAGATAGTGACCTTACTTTGAAACCAACGCCATTCAGCCTTAAGGACAATAAAGCCACAGCACAGGGATTTGCCTTTGATTTGGGATACCCCATTTTGAAGAGTAAAGCTTTCAGCCTTGAAGCTTACATGGAATACAATAAGCTGATCTTTCCAAAAGTTAAAGGAGATGCCTATTATAGTCGTAAAGCCATGAATGGAACGGGTATAACAGTGCCAGGTGTTCGCGCAAGTTTATTCAGTTTTTTGAATGTGAGCTTCGAATATCGTATGAAGCAGGGATATTTTGCCCCGCAATTCTTTGATGGTAGTTATGATCTTTCTCGTGTGGTAGCTGAATTCAGTGATACTGGAACTGTGATAAAAACAAAAGATCAAGTGATCCTTGTAGACTCCTCAAATACATCCGGTATGTACGGATCGGCTTCGGCTAACTTATTTAATTTTGTGAGTTTCAATGCAGCTTATGCCAGCATGAAAGGTGACGGCGATGTTGAATACAATAGTTTCAGTGCAATGATAAATGTGAATGCTGAGAATATTCCCAAGTTGAGTGTGGCGCAAGCGTATTACCAACGGAATAATGATAAGAACCCATTTGATTTCAAAAACCCAACTATGAACACAATCTTTGGTTATAAGGTGGGTTATGAGGTAAGCGCCGGTGTGAGTTTGATATGGGATTTCCGCCAGTTCTACAGAGATACAGGTGCTGGTTTGGAACCGGTGAAACAGACAACCATTGAAACAGCTTTCAATTTTTAATGGGAGATGATCTAAAAACAGTTTACCGTTATGATGCTGGTGGAAAGGGATTTCGTAAAGTTGCCCTATTTCTTGCCGCATTAGCTGGTGTACTCGCTGTTTTTGGTGTTGTATGGGTAAGCTCATGGTTTTAAGGAGGAATGATGCGTATTTCAATCGAATATTGTAACAGTTGAAACTATTTGCCTAGGGCGGCCAGTATGGCTTCCGAATTGCTTGAGAAATATGGCAATGCTGTAAAAGGATTGGAATTGATTCCATCCGGCGGCGGTGTTTACGAAGTAATCAAAAATGGTAACTTGATTTTTTCTAAGAAAAGGGAGGGGCGATTCCCGGAATTGGATGAAGTGATTGAATCATTGGAAAAACCTGCATAAGTATTTTCTGATTTTTGCTGTGGTTTTACCTTTAGCGGCACAAAAAGGTGAAGTCATTCCATTAACAAAACATATTGGCTTTACGCTAGACGCTGAAGAAAATATGTATTATGAAGTATTTACTGATATTCCCAATTTTAAAAGCGCCCAGTTTTATGAAATAAAAGTAAATAGAATTGAAGCGCGTATCTCCTTTGTTGATTTTACCAAAATTAAGCTAAGTCGCCGTACTTTCAATCTAAGAGAATTGACTGACCTTCAATTCCGAATCAATCAAATGCCGGTAATTACAGAAGATATTCGAGAATCTTACAGAAAAAACTTAACCTACCTTAGAACAAAAGAAGTGCTAGAAAACATCCCCACCGGCCAGTATATATCGGTAAAACATCAAAATGGAAAATGGATAAGAGGAACCCTTTTATCTTATCGAAAAGAACGATTATCTCTGCAGACACCCTTTGCGGTTAAGCGAATACACATTACCAAAATGGAGCACATTAATTATAGAGAAACAATTATCCGCCGACCTGAGTGGAAAACAATAATTTATGGCCTAGCAGCTGTGATGGGCTTTGGATTAATGGAATCCTGGAATAGACAAACAACACCGGAATGGGGAATGAAATGGCACAACCGCTTTATGGGTGCTATCTTTGGATTGGTGGCAGGAGCGGAAGTTTATGACACATCTATGATATTATTATCTAAGAAAACACAGTTTGGACTTACACCTGAAGAAATGGATAAATTAAACCGTTAGAATTACGGAGATAATGTGACTGAACCAGCAAAAGAATTCAATAAAGAATATTTAACCGATAAGATTCAAGCCATTGGCGACAAGTTGGGTGATGCCTACGGCCAACCCTTTATGGATGAATTAATTGTGCGCATGGAACGCACCGTTGCCCATTTCAATGATGAAGTGGACACAATGGTATCCACCCTGAAAAGCAGGACAAAAAACCAACGGGGACTTTTAATGACCATGCGGGGGGAAGATCCCAACGCCGAACCTGTTGAATTGAGCGATCTCGAGAAAAAACTTGAATCGGGAGAAATAAAAGGAAAATCTTCCGGAGATAAAAAAGAAGAAGAAAAGTCTAAAAAGGGTTTCTTCTCTCGATTTAAAAGAAAAAAGAAAAAATGAAACCGATCCGCAGGGGAAAGTGGATCGCCCGGTTTTTTCTATTTATAATATTCACCTCGGCAGCCGTTACCCAAGAATCCAACCAAAAATACACTGAATTCAAATCGCTCACCAAGCGCGTTTATCATTTTACAAAAGTTGAATTCATTACACCAGAAGGTGAATTTAATGATGCAATTTGCACCCTGGTCATATCAGAATTAGATGAAGATAGTCCACCCTATGTAGCCATTTATTATAAGCGCGATAATTCCGATTGGTTTACCGAATCGCTCTACCGCAAACGCGTTCGTTACAGCTTTAAAAATGGTGTACTAAAATTAGACCGATCAAATTTCTGGGATTGGTATGAGGTGAATGAAATTAAGGTTGTGGTGATTTATTAACTGCTTCTGCTCTTGCTTCCCGACGAAAAATACGGGTAGATTTCATGCTAATTATTTGACAATTTGGTCGTGCTAGATGGGGAATTAGCGGTGCCCTGTAACCTGCAACCCGCTACAGCAGGATTGATGCTTGCATACGGCGAATGCTGATCTTTTAACTCGAATTAAGTGGTGTTGAAGTTTCAATTCTTCGCAATGGTTTTGCACTAAACCCCGTCAGGACCGGAAGGGAGCAGCGGTAGGTGATTAGAATTATGTGCCGGAGAACCCCTGGAATGGAGCTAACTGGTTTGTTGTTATCTGAGTCCAGATTTGACAATTGTAAGTGCACGACCATCCTTATTTGAGAAAAAAATGTCCTATCAAGTCTTATCCTTAAAATGGCGGCCCCAATCCTTTGAAGATGTAATCGGCCAGGAGCATGTGACTAAAACGCTGATCAATGCGTTTAAGAAAGATCGTGTTGCTCAAGGCTACATGCTCACCGGTCCTCGTGGTGTGGGCAAAACAACCACCGCACGAATTATTGCCAAAGCATTGAATTGTCCTGAGACAAAAGATGGTATTCCATGTAATAGCTGTAATATTTGTCAGGAAATCACTGACGGCAGAAATTTAGATGTGCTTGAAATTGACGGCGCTTCAAACAGGGGAATAGAAGAAATACGCAATCTCAGGGAGCAGATCAAATATGCGCCCATGCATGGGAAGTATAAAATTTTCATCATCGATGAAGTGCATATGCTCACCAATCCTGCATTTAATGCATTATTGCGCACATTAGAAGAACCGCCACCTCATGGTAAATTTATTTTAGCCACCACTGATATCCATAAAGTGCCCTCGACGATTATATCCCGCTGTCAACGATTTGATTTTAACCGAATCACAGAAGCAACCATTGGCGTACGTTTATCTTCAATCCTTAAGGATGAAGGAATTACGGCCGATG
The Candidatus Neomarinimicrobiota bacterium DNA segment above includes these coding regions:
- a CDS encoding SelT/SelW/SelH family protein, which produces MMRISIEYCNSUNYLPRAASMASELLEKYGNAVKGLELIPSGGGVYEVIKNGNLIFSKKREGRFPELDEVIESLEKPA
- a CDS encoding FecR domain-containing protein, whose translation is MVNSRALIKNLYTIKGRTMVQSTLKKYSIILILFTFTFVSAETIGRVIKANGTVLIKPIGGGTYSVNVKPGQAVSNGDAIRVGESSFAVVIFLDDKSIVKVRENTDFQFVETSNTRSLIIEQGTTLHNVNSKDRKKAYRVETPVSVASVKGTEFSAFHDAIAGVDKFVGKTGNFEVFNTISGMTINVGAGQKAVSNSLGQLIPAPAQPGDYPEDPDGESSEEQQEEQDEQDEPEESQDKQDQEETQGDTKTEDENIDQDAEPDDISDPSDTQVDDPKSGDTAKPEPKPKKPFNLGLGVGSATIDGKIYNQVALRPELSFGKLGLGLDLVLYIDNEGNVRQDEWDEASDVFDKFLYIRWGQKSDPFWFKWGALSNVTLGYGGLLGGYSNMMEFPSVRKVGIHSGVRFGNFGTELFLSNMKDFSRGGTLMGLRGTYKVSDALPITLGLNFIMDMNQFSGLKDADDDTYPDMFDDFPDDKNYWNDTDGDGIADFNGGSKEPENGWDIDGDGDNILDSADSDLTLKPTPFSLKDNKATAQGFAFDLGYPILKSKAFSLEAYMEYNKLIFPKVKGDAYYSRKAMNGTGITVPGVRASLFSFLNVSFEYRMKQGYFAPQFFDGSYDLSRVVAEFSDTGTVIKTKDQVILVDSSNTSGMYGSASANLFNFVSFNAAYASMKGDGDVEYNSFSAMINVNAENIPKLSVAQAYYQRNNDKNPFDFKNPTMNTIFGYKVGYEVSAGVSLIWDFRQFYRDTGAGLEPVKQTTIETAFNF
- a CDS encoding FAD-binding oxidoreductase — protein: MSGPAGIPSKQWSERLIDRLAYAHDASMYRLVPQAVVRPKNEVEVKALLLHANNTKTPVTFRTGGTSLSGQSITEGILAEVVRNWQNYSVLDKGKSIKLQPGVIGARANIYLSPYQKRIGPDPASINAARIGGIISNNSSGMVCGVKNNTFHTMKSLRFMLANGNTYDTSDPGDFDKFIHNEPELSNGIIACKNEIEGQSDLVKRIRHKYRIKNTLGYSLNAFIDYDNPLDIFAHLIIGAEGTLAFFSEVVLSTIDDPPLKATGLALFDSVETAMAALPVLVDEGADAIEMLDDASLRTARYLENPPYDPSSILDNSSALLFEFQKNNLNEIEHLTQAIPHALSLAGGQLPSGLISDDIQRMKLWNIRKGLYPTVGSMRKKGTSVITEDLCYNYRDLPKVVNELKSICRNWQYDDAVIFGHAKDGNLHFAASLDLNSSDGVKRFEGLLDDMVDLTVGKFDGSLKAEHGTGRNMAPFVEYEWGGDLYKIMWKIKNLADPNSILNPDVLLTKDKKLHLKNLKKMPVVSDHVNLCVECGFCEPVCPSKELTLTPRQRITIQRDIAGGYADPSVLDAYNYEGIDTCAADGLCEIACPVNINTGNYVKSLRTEGHSKLGDRLSIWAAEHFWLVQSLAKVGLRVGKITEKLLGLAFLKTASGFLSKYGLTPLWNEKLPNAAKSLPQSMMNGGDEWIYFPSCLTRVFSSDGQKTSLAEVLMEISQSSGISLQIPPDINSSCCSQPFSTKGLVEAAISIQAKTINLLYKASNGGSLPILVDTSPCTYQFLYPNNGLDKSSIDKLKKLKFVDIIQFLSQCVNSVDRLKLKRNITLHPTCASEKMGHSQIMAELALKCAEKAIIPTHWGCCGFAGDRGLIIPELNRSATRMEKEETNDHEMGYSTSRTCEVGMMSNSDIDYQSIAFLVRDYLNQSVN